The DNA region GCCGCCAGGAGCATTCTTCGGCTGGGACGCAGCCATTGGGCGTTAACCTCTGCGGTGGCGGGGCGCCCAGGAGGATGCCGGCCTTTAGCCCGCGCAGAGCGTCACCCGGTAATCCATCTGGTTCGCTATGTCCTCGAGCCCGCGGGCGATCGCCGTGAAGAACGGGTTCCTGACATCCAGGCGAAATCCCTGCTTCCCACGAGGGGGAGGACAGGCCAAAATGTGGTGGGCTAGTCTTTCACGCGGTAAACCACAACTGCAGTCCCTTGTCCAGGAACAGAATGGACTTCGCTCCGGTCTGTCATCATCCCCACGAGAGCCAGTCCCGTCCCACCCGCGCCCCCGCCGGCAAGCCCGCCGTAGTAGTCCTGAATCTCGTGCCTTCGCGGCAGGGCAAGCCGGGCTTGAGCCGCTTCCAGCTGAGCTGGATTCATGCCGGTTCCGTCGTCTTTGACCTCGATTCTGAGCTCCGTCCCCAGATCCTCAATGGTGGCCTCTATCTTCTTGGCCCGCGCCTGGACGGAGTTAGCGATCAGCTCGCAGACTATGCCCTGCACTTTGCCGTAATCGCGTATCATCAGTTGGCCTCCTTCCGTCCCGATCTCCGAATCCCGTCGATGATCTTCGCCCCGACCACGATGAAGATCGCCACCAAGCCAGCGGAGAGTCCGTTGTTGTACAGGTTCATGCCGCCATGGAATACTGTCACGTGTGTAACCATGTTCAAATGAAGCCAGCCTGCGATGACGCCCGCAATAGGGCCGAAGTTTCCTGAGACCGGAGCGAGGGCAGTGCCGAAGAGCGCTGCCAGAAGCGGTCCGGGCTCGGACGGGCTGAACCGGGTCACAAAGGTGCCCAGGAACACCCCGAGCATAATGGGGGCCGCGTTTCTGGGGTGTTTCCCGAACGCTCCGAAACCCGCCATCGTCATGAGCCCGCCCAAGGTGGGTCCGTTCAGCGTGCCACCCACCAGAACCACGTAGCCTAACCCCATAAGCCCTAACGCTCCCATGTTGACGAAGGTCGCAGGCAGGCCGGCGATGGATACGAAATCTGTGACAAGCGTTCCCGGTTCTTTCAATATCGACTTGAACGCCATAGCGCCACCTGTGTTCAACGAGAGACCCACAAGAACAAGGGCGCAGAAATAGGCGGCGAAGAGGCAGATCAGCGGCTTGTGGTAGGCGTCCCCCAGCACTAGCAGAGTCCTTACAGGCTCCCCCACCCCGGCGAGAAGGGCCGCGGCCAGCGTCCCCAGGATTCCGGCTGCGAACCCCATGTTGTAAAGGTTCAACCCCCTGTGGTTCGCAACCAGGTGCGCGGCGAGTTCCGGCAGCATTAACCCTGCCACAATCCCTGCGGCCCCCCCCACCACGATACCCCAGCCCAAGCCGAAAGCCAGGTGACTCACGAGCGGGCCGATAGCAGTTCCGAAAAGCGCAGCGAGTAGCGCAGTCCTGAACTCCTGCCCGCGCAGGCGTGTGCCCAGGAAGACTCCGGCCACGATCGGAAGTATGTTCAGGGGCGTCTTGCCGAAGAACGCGAACCCTGCCATGGTGAAGACCGCGGCCATGGTGGGACCCGAAAGCGGGATCCTGCTGGCCCGTACGAGGGAAAGGCCGATGAGGCCGACGGTCCCGGAGTTCACAAAGGCGGCGCCCGGCCCGCCGATTGTGAAGAAGTCAGACAGAAGCAAGCTCGGGTGGGTCAGAATCCGGGCCCACCCACGCCAGATGCCCTCAGGCGATGGCCATGCGATGCCGACGAGGATGAGAGCGGCAGTGAATGACGTCAACACAGCCCAGTCCACGGAGATGGCCGCGGTTCGGGTGGTGGTAGCGGTGGCGTGACTGCCTGGGATCTGCATTGCAGCCCTCCTCGGTGCTTGGGCGGCCGGGATGGCCG from Bacillota bacterium includes:
- a CDS encoding ATP-binding protein, translating into MIRDYGKVQGIVCELIANSVQARAKKIEATIEDLGTELRIEVKDDGTGMNPAQLEAAQARLALPRRHEIQDYYGGLAGGGAGGTGLALVGMMTDRSEVHSVPGQGTAVVVYRVKD
- a CDS encoding DUF1576 domain-containing protein, producing the protein MQIPGSHATATTTRTAAISVDWAVLTSFTAALILVGIAWPSPEGIWRGWARILTHPSLLLSDFFTIGGPGAAFVNSGTVGLIGLSLVRASRIPLSGPTMAAVFTMAGFAFFGKTPLNILPIVAGVFLGTRLRGQEFRTALLAALFGTAIGPLVSHLAFGLGWGIVVGGAAGIVAGLMLPELAAHLVANHRGLNLYNMGFAAGILGTLAAALLAGVGEPVRTLLVLGDAYHKPLICLFAAYFCALVLVGLSLNTGGAMAFKSILKEPGTLVTDFVSIAGLPATFVNMGALGLMGLGYVVLVGGTLNGPTLGGLMTMAGFGAFGKHPRNAAPIMLGVFLGTFVTRFSPSEPGPLLAALFGTALAPVSGNFGPIAGVIAGWLHLNMVTHVTVFHGGMNLYNNGLSAGLVAIFIVVGAKIIDGIRRSGRKEAN